The following DNA comes from Spirulina major PCC 6313.
TCGGTGGGTGTCCTGTGTTAGAAGCCTGTATTTTTGCCACAATTCTATGTGGTTTTTTCGGTATTATCCTTAAAAAAAATTTCATGATGAAGATCATCGCGATGGACGTGATGAGCACGGGGGTGATCGCCTATTATGTGCTCGTCGCAGCTCGCAATGGTCTGTTTACGCCGATTGTGGGCAGCGCGGAGTCGGGCAACTATGCGGACCCTGTGCCCCAGGCGGTGATTTTAACGGCGATCGTGATTGGCTTTTCCATTCAGGCGTTGATGTTGGTGGGGGTGATGAAGTTGGCCCGCGATAACCCCCTGTTGGACAGCCGCGAGATTGAAATTAGCAACACACCATCATGATCGCAGCAACGATGCTATGGGTGCTCTGCCCCTTTATAGCGGGCTTTGTGATCATGCTGCTGCCTCGCTTGGATCGCCTCTTGGCGGTGGTGGCGGGGTTGGTGTCGGTGGGGTTTGGGGCCCAGGCGTTAGGGATGCGATCGCCCCTGAGCCTTCAACTCCTCGATAGTGCCGGGGTGACGCTGCAAGTGGATGCCTTGGGGGGCTATTTCATCCTCACCAATGCAGTGGTGACCTTGGCGGTGGTGTTCTACTGTTGGCAGAGCGATCGCACCTCGTTTTTCTATGCCCAACTGTTGATGCTCCACGGCAGTTTGAACGCCGCGTTCATCTGTACCGACTTCATGAGCCTGTATGTGTCCCTAGAGGTGACCGGCATTGCATCATTTTTGCTGATTGCCTATCCGAGAAGCGATCGCGCCATCTGGGTGGGGCTGCGCTACCTGCTGATCAGCAACATCGCCATGCTGTTCTACCTGATTGGCACCATTCTGGTCTACCAAACCCATCAATCCTTCCAATTCGATGGCCTGGTGGATTCGCCCCCAGAAGCCCTAGCGTTAATCTTCCTCGGCCTGCTGGCTAAGGGGGGAATTTTCGTCTCGGGCCTCTGGCTCCCCCTCACCCATTCCGAATCAGACACCCCAGTTTCGGCGATGCTGTCCGGGGCGGTGGTGAAGGCTAGCGTGTTGCCCCTGATGCGGTGCGGCTTAATTCAAGACGACATTGGGATGATCGTGGGACTATTCGGGGTAGGGACGGCGTTGCTGGGGGTGATCTGCGCCGTCTTTGAAAAAGACACGAAACGAATGCTCGCCTTTCACACCATTTCACAATTGGGGTTTGTTCTCGCTGCGCCAGCGGTGGGCGGCTTCTATGCCCTCAGCCATGGCTTGGTGAAATCGTCCCTCTTTCTCTCGGCGGGAACACTGCCCAGCCGCAGTTTTAAGGACTTAAAACAGACCCCGATTAATTTTTCCCTGTGGCTGATTTTAGCGATCGCTAGCCTCTCCATTGCCGGATTTCCCGGCCTGATCGGCTTCGGGGCCAAAGTGTGGACGGTGAAACATCTCCTCCCCTGGCAAACCTGGCTGATGAACATCGCCGCCGTGGGAACCGCCATTTCCTTCGCCAAATTCCTCTTTTTACCCCGTGGCCCCTGGCAACCCCTCAAACCCAGCTTCCTCGCCGCCCAGCTTCTTCTCCTGGGGGGACTGGTGGCCGGTAATGGGTTCTATCTTGAAGCCTACACCTTGGCAAACCTGGGTAAGGCTCTGATCACGATCGCCATCGGTTGGCTGATCTACCTTGGCATCATTCAACGGGTGACGGTGAAACTCCCCCGCGCCGCCGAACAGTTTGAACATCTGATCGGGGCGATGAGTTTGATGTTAGTGCTGTTATTTTGGATGGCGTTGGCATAATGGTTAATCTACTTTTACGACTGGGAATTTGGTTTTTACTCACCGCCGATCTAAGCGTGGCGAATATTTTGATCGGCCTTGTGGTGTCGCTATTGTTGCCGCGCTGCTTCACCGCCCACGAACCAATGCGGGAATGGCTGATCATTGCCTGGGAAACCGTGGTGGCACTCCCCCAAGCCTATTGGGAAGCCTGCCAGATGATCCTCTCGCCCCATCGCCATGAATCGATCACGATGGATCGGGTGCGTCCGAATCGCTCCCCTCGGCTCATCTTTCTTGATATCTTTTTAATCACATTCACCCCAAAAACCGTTGTCTTGAAATACCACCAAGCTGGTCAATATGAAGTCCATCGTGTGAGCGATCGCAAAACCCCATGAACCTCCTTCTTATCGCTATGACCCTGATCCTCCTCATCCCTCTGTACGAAGCGTGGCAGGATGATGATATCTGGCAAAAAATGCTAGCCTTTGCCAGCGTTGCCTCCAAAACTTCGATTATGATCCTCTGCATTTCCGTGCTGCGGGATGATTGGATGATTGGGGTGGTGGGGGTGATTATTCTCAGTGTGGGCAATGCGGGGTTTATGCTCCTAGCCCACCTGATCAAACGGATTACGCTGCAATGATCGCCGGAGGAAACAGCCCATGGTAACTGGATTAAGCTATCTCTGCATTGGGATTGGGGTGGTGTTTTGGCTGTGGGGAACATTGCCGCTGTTGGGCGATCGCTCCGTGTTGTTCAAATTGCATCCCCTATCGGTATCCGATACCCTCGGCTCGATGAGTATTGTGTTTGGGTTGTTGTTGAAAATTCCCCGCGAATGGCCCTTACTGATTTTGGCGCTGTTGTCTTTGGCGTTGTGGAATACGATGCTGAGTTATGTGATGGCCTATTGTGTCAGTCGGGAGGACAGCGATGATCACTAACCTACCGGAGGATCTCTATCTGCTGGTGATTGTGGCGCTTTTGCCCCTGTCGGCGATCATGCTCACGGTGCAGGTGAATCCCTACAATGCCCTGGTGATTCGAGGGATTTTAGGGGCGGTGGCGGCCCTGGTGTATTCGGTATTGGGGGCGGCGGATGTGGCCCTCACTGAAGCTCTCGTGGGGACATTGTTGGCGATTACGCTCTATGCGGTGGCGGTGCGATCGTCCTTGGTGATGCGCGTGGGTGTGCTCACGGCTGAGGTGGAGGCTGATCCGGAAAAGTTTGAGGCGATTTATGACCAAATCCGGGCGATGCTCAGTACACGCTATCTCCGTTTAAAAGTGCTGTCCTACGAAACCCGTGCTGATTTAGACGCAGCCTTGACGGTGAAAGAACTCCATGGCCTCTGTCTGCGATCGCCCTCTCCCCAGCCGGATCAACCCCCCTATGAGTTGACGATTCGACTGCGATCGCTCCACGACCTCCTCAGCACCGAACTCCCCCACCAAACCCCCCCCTTAACCCACCTGATCCCCCCTTCGTCCACCGATACCCCCGCCAAATCATCATGAAATGGGTCTACATTGTCGCCGGAATTGCTCTTTATATCAAAATGCTGATCCTGCCGAATCCCATGCTCTCGGTTGATCCGGCGGACATTGTCACCGCCGTTGCCCAAGAAAGCGGCATCCCCAATGTGGTATCGGGCATTATTTTCCGGAACCGTCTCTACGACACCATTTTTGAAGTAATTGTCTTCACGATCGCGATCATGGGTGCAAAATACCTCCTCGCGAACGAACAACCCTACCCCACCATCCACCAATTCACCGACCAACCCTCCGTCCTCCTCGCCCGCCTCGGCGCGACGATCGCCGCCCTGGTGAGTTTAGAGTTGGCGATTCGCGGCCACCTCAGCCCAGGGGGAGGTTTTGCCGCCGGAGTGGCCGGGGGAACCGCGATCGGCCTCGTCACGATTACCTCGTCATCCGATGCGATGGAGGCCCTTTATAAACGGTGGCGGGCGGCGACGTTGGAAAAACTGGCGGTGCTGGCATTTATTTTGATTGCGATCGCCACCCTCTTGGGCTGGAATGTCACCCACGGCGAATTTGGCGCTCTCCTCAGCGGGGGGACGTTGCCGCTGTTGAATATCCTCGTTGCCATTAAAGTCGCCCTCGGTTCCTGGGCGGTGATTCTGATCTTCATCCGCTATCGGGGGCTGTTGTAGCAGCGAACGAGACGCTGGCACAACCGAGGATCGATCCAACAATGGATTTTATGCACCCTGCGTCACCGTGGCGAGGCGCGATCGCCTATCCCCGTGGTGATGGAGATGCGATCGCCGCCCAACTGCACGCCCTAGGGATCACCCGACTCTACGACCACGGGACAAAGCAGATCGGGGCGCAGCGGGTGATTGGGCTGGGGTATTGTGGCGTGGTGATTTTGGGGGAGTGGCAGGGGCAGCGGGTGGCGGTGAAAATTCGGCGCAGGGATGCCCCCAAAGAGGATCTCAGTGCCGAAGCGACCCATTTGGCGGCAGCGAATCGGGTGGGGATTGGCCCGCGTCTTTGGGCGGCGAGTGCGGATTGTCTGGTGATGGCGTATCTGGATGGCTCGTCTTTACCTGCCTGGATGCGAGCACAGCCGGGGGCGATCGCACCGCTCCTAGAAACCCTCCTCCACCAAGCCCACCGCCTCGATCAAGCCGGGCTTGATCATGGTAATTTGCGCTGCGTCACCGACCATGTCCGCGTCCAAGGCTCTACGCCGGTTCTTCTCGATTTCAGCAGTGCCAGCACCCAGCGCCGCCCTGCCAATCTAACCACCCTCACCCAAGGCCTGTTTTGGGGCACAGCGATCGCCAACACGATCGCCCTCGGCCATCCCCTGCCGGAGCGAGATCGCCTCATTCCCCTCCTGAAACGCTACAAACACAACCCCAGCCCCGCCCATGCTGCCGCGATTATTGAAGCAGCGATCGCCCCGTCCTGAACCCCACCCAATACCCTTCTCCCGACGGGAGAAGGGTAGGGAATGAGGGCCGATACAACCGATTAAATGGTCTCCGGTTCGGGGGCGGGCGACCCAAACAACGTATTGGTAAACTTCACATACCAAGCGGCGGCTTGGACTTGAATGATGTAGCCCATGGCGATAATTAGGGCAATTTCGGAACCATCTTCCGGGCCAAAAACGGTAATCGCGATCGCTAGGGCAATGGATAGATTCCGCATCACCGTACCGTAGACGAGGGCGATCGCATCGCCGCGATCAAAGAACATTTTGCCCACCATTGTACTCAGGGTAAAATTCACCCCATAAATAATCGCCAAAGGCACAAAATACCCCACCAACGCCGCCGGATTATTCACAATCGCCGTCGCCTTCAACGCCAACGCCACAAACACAATGCCCAAAACTCCAACACTAGAAAACACCGGGAATTTTTTCTTGAGGTCTTTTTGATAGCGTTTTTCACCCCATGCCCGGATAATCGCCACCCGCGTCACCACCCCTAACAGCATCGGCAAAAAGACAATCGTCACAATCTGCTTAAACACATCAGCTAACGGAATTTCGACCACCGTTCCCATCAGCCACTTCGCATAAAATGGAGTAGCCAACGAGCCGATAATCAGTCCAATTACCGTCATTTGCACCGCTGCATTGAGATTTCCTTTCGCAAATCCTGTCCAAGAAATCGTCATGCCACTGGTGGGCAACAGCGACGTTAACAACAATCCCAAAGCCACCAACGGCTGATCCGCAAAAAAGAGTTTACCTAAGCCAAACGCCAAAAAGGGAATAATCGCAAAATTAATCAGTTGAGTCACCAATTGCAGCCGTA
Coding sequences within:
- a CDS encoding Na+/H+ antiporter subunit E, which encodes MVNLLLRLGIWFLLTADLSVANILIGLVVSLLLPRCFTAHEPMREWLIIAWETVVALPQAYWEACQMILSPHRHESITMDRVRPNRSPRLIFLDIFLITFTPKTVVLKYHQAGQYEVHRVSDRKTP
- a CDS encoding monovalent cation/H(+) antiporter subunit G: MVTGLSYLCIGIGVVFWLWGTLPLLGDRSVLFKLHPLSVSDTLGSMSIVFGLLLKIPREWPLLILALLSLALWNTMLSYVMAYCVSREDSDDH
- a CDS encoding DUF4040 domain-containing protein, with the protein product MITNLPEDLYLLVIVALLPLSAIMLTVQVNPYNALVIRGILGAVAALVYSVLGAADVALTEALVGTLLAITLYAVAVRSSLVMRVGVLTAEVEADPEKFEAIYDQIRAMLSTRYLRLKVLSYETRADLDAALTVKELHGLCLRSPSPQPDQPPYELTIRLRSLHDLLSTELPHQTPPLTHLIPPSSTDTPAKSS
- a CDS encoding Na(+)/H(+) antiporter subunit B: MKWVYIVAGIALYIKMLILPNPMLSVDPADIVTAVAQESGIPNVVSGIIFRNRLYDTIFEVIVFTIAIMGAKYLLANEQPYPTIHQFTDQPSVLLARLGATIAALVSLELAIRGHLSPGGGFAAGVAGGTAIGLVTITSSSDAMEALYKRWRAATLEKLAVLAFILIAIATLLGWNVTHGEFGALLSGGTLPLLNILVAIKVALGSWAVILIFIRYRGLL
- a CDS encoding cation:proton antiporter, with product MIAATMLWVLCPFIAGFVIMLLPRLDRLLAVVAGLVSVGFGAQALGMRSPLSLQLLDSAGVTLQVDALGGYFILTNAVVTLAVVFYCWQSDRTSFFYAQLLMLHGSLNAAFICTDFMSLYVSLEVTGIASFLLIAYPRSDRAIWVGLRYLLISNIAMLFYLIGTILVYQTHQSFQFDGLVDSPPEALALIFLGLLAKGGIFVSGLWLPLTHSESDTPVSAMLSGAVVKASVLPLMRCGLIQDDIGMIVGLFGVGTALLGVICAVFEKDTKRMLAFHTISQLGFVLAAPAVGGFYALSHGLVKSSLFLSAGTLPSRSFKDLKQTPINFSLWLILAIASLSIAGFPGLIGFGAKVWTVKHLLPWQTWLMNIAAVGTAISFAKFLFLPRGPWQPLKPSFLAAQLLLLGGLVAGNGFYLEAYTLANLGKALITIAIGWLIYLGIIQRVTVKLPRAAEQFEHLIGAMSLMLVLLFWMALA
- a CDS encoding NADH-quinone oxidoreductase subunit K — protein: MLEACIFATILCGFFGIILKKNFMMKIIAMDVMSTGVIAYYVLVAARNGLFTPIVGSAESGNYADPVPQAVILTAIVIGFSIQALMLVGVMKLARDNPLLDSREIEISNTPS
- a CDS encoding bile acid:sodium symporter, which codes for MWKFFESLQKNLVWSIPAVMVLGLIFGSVTDPMFLRATIIPLTFLMVYPMMINLQVAKVFMGGNIRLQLVTQLINFAIIPFLAFGLGKLFFADQPLVALGLLLTSLLPTSGMTISWTGFAKGNLNAAVQMTVIGLIIGSLATPFYAKWLMGTVVEIPLADVFKQIVTIVFLPMLLGVVTRVAIIRAWGEKRYQKDLKKKFPVFSSVGVLGIVFVALALKATAIVNNPAALVGYFVPLAIIYGVNFTLSTMVGKMFFDRGDAIALVYGTVMRNLSIALAIAITVFGPEDGSEIALIIAMGYIIQVQAAAWYVKFTNTLFGSPAPEPETI